A genomic stretch from uncultured Cohaesibacter sp. includes:
- a CDS encoding S-(hydroxymethyl)glutathione dehydrogenase/class III alcohol dehydrogenase, whose translation MKSRAAVAFAPNKPLEIVEIDVAPPKHGEVLIKISDTGVCHTDAFTLSGADPEGVFPVVLGHEGAGVVVEVGEGVTSVAPGDHVIPLYTAECGECEFCKSGKTNLCVAVRETQGKGLMPDGTSRFSYNGEPIYHYMGCSTFSEYTVVAEVSLAKINPEANHEHVCLLGCGVTTGIGAVHNTAKVQEGDSVAVFGLGGIGLAVIQGARQAKAGRIIAIDTNPDKFELAREFGATDFVNPKDHDKPIQQVIIEMTGWGVDHSFECIGNVDVMRAALECAHRGWGQSVVIGVAGAGQEISTRPFQLVTGRHWMGSAFGGVKGRTQLPGMVEDAMKGDIDLEPFVTHVMPLDEINNAFDLMHEGKSIRSVIKY comes from the coding sequence ATGAAATCACGTGCTGCAGTTGCCTTTGCTCCAAACAAGCCTCTTGAAATCGTTGAAATCGATGTCGCTCCACCCAAGCATGGGGAAGTGTTGATTAAGATTTCCGACACGGGTGTTTGCCATACCGATGCCTTTACGCTTTCGGGTGCTGACCCCGAGGGTGTGTTCCCGGTTGTTCTGGGCCATGAAGGCGCCGGTGTTGTTGTCGAAGTTGGGGAAGGTGTGACCTCTGTTGCGCCGGGAGACCATGTCATCCCGCTTTACACCGCTGAATGCGGCGAATGCGAATTCTGTAAATCGGGCAAGACCAACCTGTGTGTTGCCGTGCGCGAAACGCAGGGCAAGGGCTTGATGCCGGATGGCACCAGCCGCTTCTCTTACAATGGTGAGCCGATCTATCACTATATGGGCTGCTCCACCTTTTCCGAATATACGGTTGTGGCCGAGGTTTCCCTTGCCAAGATCAACCCGGAAGCCAACCATGAGCATGTTTGTCTGCTTGGCTGCGGCGTGACCACCGGCATTGGTGCCGTGCATAACACGGCCAAGGTTCAGGAAGGCGACTCGGTCGCGGTCTTTGGTCTGGGCGGCATCGGTCTTGCGGTTATTCAGGGGGCCCGTCAGGCAAAGGCTGGCCGCATTATCGCCATTGATACCAATCCGGACAAGTTCGAACTGGCGCGCGAGTTTGGCGCGACCGACTTCGTCAATCCAAAAGATCATGACAAGCCGATCCAGCAGGTGATCATCGAGATGACCGGTTGGGGCGTGGATCACTCTTTCGAATGCATCGGTAATGTGGACGTCATGCGTGCGGCTCTTGAATGTGCCCATCGCGGTTGGGGCCAGTCGGTTGTCATCGGGGTGGCCGGAGCCGGTCAGGAAATCTCCACCCGTCCGTTCCAGCTTGTCACCGGGCGTCACTGGATGGGCTCCGCCTTTGGTGGAGTCAAGGGGCGCACCCAGCTGCCGGGCATGGTTGAGGATGCCATGAAAGGCGATATTGATCTGGAACCGTTCGTGACGCACGTTATGCCATTGGATGAGATCAACAATGCCTTTGATCTCATGCATGAAGGCAAGTCCATTCGCTCCGTGATCAAATACTGA
- the fghA gene encoding S-formylglutathione hydrolase produces the protein MDRIEHHASFGGTQSVYKHASEVLGCDMKVAVFVPAHEEGARLPVIYWLSGLTCTEQNFITKAGAQRYAAEQGVILVAPDTSPRGEDVADDEAYDLGQGAGFYLNATMEPWARHFQMEDYITKELPALIEATVPASDKRSIMGHSMGGHGALTLALRHPGLYLAVSAFSPIVAPTQVPWGEKAFSAYLGDDREAWKEHDATALLASAEERLPILIDQGDGDDFLTGQLKPEIFEAEAKRVGHPLTLRMQEGHDHSYYFIASFIGDHIAHHAKALKA, from the coding sequence GTGGACCGTATCGAACATCATGCCTCATTTGGAGGAACCCAGAGCGTTTACAAGCATGCCTCTGAGGTGCTCGGCTGCGATATGAAAGTGGCCGTCTTTGTGCCTGCCCATGAAGAGGGCGCACGCCTGCCGGTTATCTACTGGCTTTCAGGTCTTACTTGCACGGAACAGAATTTCATCACCAAGGCAGGCGCACAGCGCTACGCCGCGGAGCAGGGCGTCATCCTTGTGGCTCCAGACACCAGCCCGCGCGGCGAAGATGTGGCCGATGACGAAGCCTATGATCTGGGGCAGGGCGCCGGCTTCTATCTCAATGCGACCATGGAGCCGTGGGCGAGGCATTTCCAGATGGAAGACTATATCACCAAGGAATTGCCCGCCCTGATCGAAGCAACGGTCCCGGCCAGCGACAAGCGTTCCATCATGGGCCACTCCATGGGGGGGCATGGCGCGCTGACATTGGCTCTGCGCCATCCGGGGCTGTATCTGGCGGTTTCTGCCTTCTCGCCCATCGTTGCGCCGACCCAGGTGCCTTGGGGCGAAAAGGCTTTCTCGGCCTATCTTGGCGATGACCGGGAGGCGTGGAAAGAGCATGACGCGACCGCGCTTCTCGCCTCGGCTGAGGAGCGCCTGCCGATCCTCATTGATCAAGGGGATGGAGATGATTTTCTTACAGGGCAGCTGAAGCCGGAAATCTTCGAAGCTGAAGCCAAGCGCGTTGGTCATCCGCTGACCCTGCGTATGCAGGAAGGGCATGACCATAGCTACTATTTCATTGCCAGCTTTATCGGCGATCATATCGCCCATCATGCCAAGGCGCTGAAAGCCTGA
- a CDS encoding anion permease — protein MKVGDYLKIENATDISRSEVGRLGTAILFMVGVMIYAGTQFAHVDQSFLLIAAAVIGAYMSLNIGANDVANNVGPAVGSFAMTMTMAIVIAAVFEAGGAIIAGGEVVHTVKKGIIDPADIANTDVFIWVMMGALLGAAIWLNAATWLGAPVSTTHSIVGGVMGAGIASAGWDIVNWDSMIKIAASWVISPLTGGIIAALTLFTLKKLIFFKDDPVTAARKVMPFVVSIMAWAFTTYLCLKGIKKLIKIEFPTALAIGVAVAVLCYFIVRPMIARATDRIGDSPDGVNKLFTIPLIFAAALLSFAHGANDVANAVGPLAGIVEVLTVSGGDHSQVAIPLWVMVIGAIGISFGLALFGPKLIHTVGSEITELDRSRAFCIALAAAITVIIASQLGMPISSTHVALGAVFGVGFLREFLEQRMGKVVENVLAKHVGSPDLSKVEQVLAEFRNAPAEEKKIMLDSLKAMGPEAVISAAQRKKLRKALKRQLVKRSTLLKIASAWIITVPVSGVLAALFYFALRGMMLP, from the coding sequence ATGAAGGTTGGAGACTATCTCAAGATAGAAAACGCAACTGATATAAGCAGATCTGAAGTTGGGCGGCTGGGCACTGCCATTCTTTTCATGGTCGGCGTCATGATCTACGCAGGCACCCAGTTTGCCCATGTAGACCAATCCTTTCTCCTGATCGCAGCCGCCGTAATCGGCGCCTATATGTCATTGAACATTGGCGCCAATGATGTGGCTAACAATGTCGGCCCCGCAGTCGGCTCCTTTGCCATGACTATGACAATGGCCATTGTCATAGCGGCGGTGTTCGAGGCCGGAGGCGCTATCATCGCAGGCGGCGAAGTCGTGCATACGGTCAAGAAAGGCATCATCGATCCGGCTGATATCGCCAACACCGATGTCTTCATCTGGGTGATGATGGGCGCCCTGTTGGGCGCTGCCATCTGGTTGAATGCTGCCACATGGCTTGGTGCCCCCGTTTCAACCACTCACTCGATTGTGGGCGGGGTCATGGGCGCAGGTATCGCAAGCGCCGGCTGGGATATCGTCAACTGGGACTCCATGATCAAGATCGCCGCCAGCTGGGTGATTTCGCCTCTCACTGGAGGCATCATCGCTGCCCTGACGCTTTTCACGCTAAAAAAGCTGATCTTCTTTAAGGATGATCCGGTCACGGCGGCACGCAAGGTGATGCCTTTCGTCGTGTCCATCATGGCGTGGGCCTTTACCACCTATCTCTGCCTCAAGGGGATCAAGAAACTCATCAAGATCGAGTTTCCCACCGCTCTGGCCATTGGTGTGGCCGTGGCCGTCCTGTGCTATTTCATCGTTCGCCCCATGATCGCCCGTGCAACCGACAGGATCGGCGACAGCCCAGATGGCGTCAACAAACTTTTCACCATCCCGCTGATTTTTGCCGCTGCCCTTCTCAGCTTTGCCCATGGCGCCAATGATGTGGCCAACGCGGTTGGCCCGCTTGCTGGTATCGTGGAAGTACTGACGGTTTCTGGCGGTGATCACTCCCAGGTGGCCATTCCGCTCTGGGTCATGGTGATTGGTGCTATTGGCATTTCCTTCGGCCTGGCATTGTTTGGCCCCAAGCTCATTCATACCGTCGGCTCCGAGATCACCGAGCTGGACCGCTCCCGCGCATTCTGTATCGCACTGGCCGCCGCCATCACGGTGATCATCGCCAGTCAGCTCGGCATGCCGATCAGCTCCACACATGTGGCGCTGGGCGCTGTCTTCGGCGTCGGATTCTTGCGAGAATTTCTCGAACAGCGCATGGGCAAAGTCGTGGAGAATGTACTCGCCAAGCATGTGGGCAGCCCGGATCTGAGCAAGGTAGAGCAGGTTCTGGCCGAATTCAGAAATGCACCTGCTGAAGAAAAGAAGATCATGCTTGATTCCCTCAAGGCTATGGGGCCTGAGGCGGTGATCTCCGCAGCTCAACGCAAGAAACTGCGCAAGGCACTCAAGCGGCAGCTGGTCAAACGCTCGACCTTGCTGAAAATCGCCTCTGCATGGATCATCACTGTTCCTGTTTCAGGCGTGTTGGCCGCCTTGTTCTATTTCGCTCTCAGAGGCATGATGCTTCCCTGA
- a CDS encoding protein tyrosine phosphatase, which produces MSYSPENIPNAMSKARFTKRARKVLFRQLLRLRNAIIDISPAWLRRFFAPIYDYFEMIFIDHGMFRTPYANRHKVSPNAWRSSQPWPHQIHYYAKNLGIRTILNLRGPRDCGSDRLERKACEAYGIDLRDDLKVRSRGAPSRETILGLKSYFESLSYPILLHCKAGADRASLMSALYLILREDVPVEEARAQLSMRYGHFKQAKTGILDHFFEEYLRYSETHDISFLEWVETVYDEKALESSFKSDRWSNLIVDRLLRRE; this is translated from the coding sequence GTGAGCTACTCACCTGAAAACATACCAAATGCCATGTCGAAAGCCCGATTTACAAAAAGAGCACGTAAAGTCCTGTTCCGCCAGCTTTTGCGTCTCAGGAATGCGATCATCGACATTTCCCCAGCATGGCTGCGCCGTTTCTTCGCTCCGATCTATGATTATTTCGAAATGATTTTCATCGATCACGGCATGTTCAGAACGCCTTATGCCAATCGGCACAAAGTGTCCCCGAATGCATGGCGCTCTTCCCAGCCATGGCCGCATCAGATCCATTATTATGCAAAGAATCTGGGCATCCGCACCATTCTCAATCTGCGAGGCCCAAGAGATTGCGGCAGCGATCGCCTCGAGCGCAAGGCTTGTGAGGCCTATGGCATTGACTTGCGTGATGATCTGAAGGTTCGCTCGCGAGGCGCCCCCTCGCGGGAAACAATTCTTGGCCTCAAGAGCTATTTCGAGTCTCTTTCCTACCCGATCCTGCTTCATTGCAAGGCTGGCGCCGACAGAGCAAGCCTTATGTCCGCGCTCTATCTGATCCTAAGAGAAGATGTGCCGGTGGAAGAGGCCCGTGCCCAATTATCCATGCGCTATGGTCATTTCAAACAGGCCAAAACAGGTATCCTTGATCATTTCTTCGAAGAATATCTGCGCTACAGCGAAACCCACGACATATCATTTCTGGAATGGGTCGAAACCGTCTATGACGAAAAGGCCCTGGAATCGTCATTCAAGTCGGACCGTTGGAGCAACCTGATTGTCGACCGGTTGCTAAGACGCGAATAG
- a CDS encoding secondary thiamine-phosphate synthase enzyme YjbQ — translation MDEPMFDVLHDTLSLRTSGKRMHTITREVTHWLANSGAQSGTLTLFCKHTSASLTIQENFDPTEQEDLLAFLEDIAPEDRYYEHSLEGPDDMPAHIKTMVTSVSLTIPVQNASLQLGQWQGLYLLEHRAHAHNRQLHLCFTGLCKDE, via the coding sequence ATGGATGAGCCCATGTTCGATGTCCTGCACGATACTCTCTCTTTAAGAACATCAGGAAAGCGCATGCACACCATCACGCGCGAGGTTACGCACTGGTTGGCAAATTCGGGCGCCCAATCGGGAACCCTGACCCTCTTTTGCAAACACACATCTGCCTCTCTCACGATACAGGAAAATTTCGATCCCACCGAGCAGGAAGATCTGCTTGCCTTTCTGGAAGATATTGCCCCCGAGGATCGATATTACGAACATTCACTGGAAGGGCCCGACGACATGCCCGCCCATATCAAGACCATGGTAACCTCGGTCAGCCTGACCATACCGGTTCAAAACGCCTCCCTGCAGCTGGGCCAATGGCAAGGGCTCTATCTGCTCGAACACAGGGCTCACGCCCATAATCGCCAGCTTCATCTCTGCTTTACGGGACTATGCAAAGATGAATAG
- the ytfQ gene encoding galactofuranose ABC transporter, galactofuranose-binding protein YtfQ, with protein MKLSSILLASALVLAPMTAMAAGKTVGFSQIGSESGWRAAETTVTKQQAEERGVTLKFADAQQKQENQIKALRGFIAQGVDAIFLAPVVATGWDSVLEEAQDAEIPVILLDRKVDADPSLYMTAVTSDTVYEGEVAGKWLKDKMDGKDCRIVELQGTTGSSPAIDRKKGFEKAIADAPNLEIVRSQTGDFTRAQGKVVMESFLKAEGADNICALYAHNDDMAVGAIQAIKEAGAKPGEDILVVAIDAVPDMHLAIANGEANATVELTPNMAGPAFDILDAYWKDGTMPEKWVQTESKLYTQKDDNKAIYEMKKSLGY; from the coding sequence ATGAAACTTAGCTCCATTCTGCTCGCTAGTGCGCTTGTTCTGGCTCCAATGACCGCAATGGCTGCGGGCAAAACAGTCGGTTTTTCGCAGATCGGTTCTGAATCCGGTTGGCGTGCAGCTGAAACGACAGTTACCAAACAACAGGCTGAAGAACGTGGTGTTACCCTGAAATTTGCTGACGCTCAGCAGAAACAGGAAAACCAGATTAAGGCTCTGCGCGGTTTCATCGCTCAAGGCGTTGATGCCATCTTCCTGGCTCCGGTTGTTGCAACGGGGTGGGACTCCGTTCTTGAAGAAGCTCAGGATGCTGAAATTCCCGTCATTCTTCTCGACCGCAAGGTTGATGCCGATCCTAGCCTGTACATGACCGCTGTTACATCTGACACCGTTTATGAAGGCGAAGTGGCTGGTAAATGGCTGAAAGACAAGATGGATGGCAAAGACTGCCGTATCGTCGAGCTTCAGGGTACGACCGGGTCTTCTCCTGCGATCGATCGCAAGAAAGGCTTCGAGAAGGCAATCGCGGACGCTCCTAATCTGGAAATCGTACGCAGCCAGACCGGCGACTTCACCCGTGCTCAGGGTAAGGTTGTTATGGAAAGCTTCCTGAAAGCTGAAGGCGCTGACAATATCTGCGCTCTTTATGCTCACAATGATGACATGGCTGTTGGTGCCATTCAGGCCATCAAGGAAGCTGGCGCAAAGCCGGGTGAAGATATCCTCGTTGTCGCAATTGATGCTGTGCCTGATATGCATCTGGCCATCGCCAATGGCGAAGCAAACGCAACGGTCGAGCTGACCCCGAATATGGCTGGTCCTGCTTTCGACATTCTGGACGCCTACTGGAAAGATGGCACCATGCCTGAAAAATGGGTCCAGACTGAATCCAAGCTCTACACTCAAAAAGATGACAACAAAGCCATCTATGAAATGAAGAAGAGCCTTGGTTACTGA
- a CDS encoding sugar ABC transporter ATP-binding protein → MSTTPEPVLQATGVSKFFPGAIALDDVSLSLYPGEVHALLGENGAGKSTLIKCLTGAYKRDAGTILLNGEEIDPRDPQGSLALGIGTVYQEVNLLSNMTVAENLFLGWQPMRHGMINNREMVKRSHEVLSGFGLDIDPSQLLSSYSIAIQQVVAIARAVELAGKVLILDEPTASLDREEIDLLFSVVRKLTERGLAVVFITHFLDQVFEISDRATILRNGRIVGTRELANATQTEIVTMMLGRQLEEAKKERGKAVIGETILELKNYGRRGTIEPFDMILHKGEVIGLAGLLGSGRSETAGVIFGSMPADQGTATLNGEAIKIDSPRSSIHLGFGLCPEDRKTDGIVGDLSVRENIILSLQARRGWTRPISRAKADKIAEEYVKKLDIRLASLDMPIRLLSGGNQQKALLARWLATEPDILILDEPTRGIDVGAHAEIIELIQTLREQGMALIVASSELEELITYSSRIVVLRDRRQVKELQGEDISIGAIVRSIAEEGGAQL, encoded by the coding sequence ATGTCTACGACCCCCGAGCCGGTCCTACAGGCGACTGGCGTTTCCAAATTCTTTCCCGGCGCCATCGCGCTGGATGATGTTTCCCTTTCCTTGTATCCCGGTGAAGTGCATGCCCTTCTGGGAGAAAACGGGGCGGGAAAATCCACTCTTATCAAATGTTTGACAGGTGCCTACAAACGCGATGCGGGTACGATTCTGCTCAACGGAGAAGAGATTGACCCGCGCGATCCGCAAGGCAGTCTCGCGCTGGGCATCGGCACCGTTTATCAGGAAGTGAATCTTCTCTCGAACATGACGGTGGCCGAGAATTTGTTTCTTGGCTGGCAACCCATGCGTCATGGCATGATCAACAATCGAGAAATGGTCAAGCGCTCCCACGAGGTCTTGTCCGGCTTCGGTCTGGATATCGATCCCTCTCAGCTGCTTTCCAGCTACTCGATTGCCATTCAGCAGGTTGTTGCCATCGCGCGCGCGGTTGAACTGGCCGGCAAGGTGCTCATTCTGGATGAGCCGACCGCCAGTCTTGACCGCGAAGAGATTGACCTGCTCTTCTCTGTTGTGCGCAAGCTGACGGAACGGGGCCTTGCTGTTGTCTTCATCACGCATTTCCTTGATCAGGTTTTCGAGATTTCCGATCGGGCAACGATCCTGCGCAACGGGCGCATCGTCGGCACCCGCGAGTTGGCCAATGCCACGCAAACCGAAATTGTGACCATGATGCTCGGGCGTCAGCTTGAAGAGGCCAAGAAGGAGCGTGGAAAGGCTGTTATCGGCGAGACTATTCTCGAGCTGAAAAATTATGGCCGCCGCGGCACGATCGAACCTTTCGACATGATCTTGCACAAGGGGGAAGTCATTGGTCTGGCCGGGCTGCTGGGGTCTGGTCGCAGCGAGACGGCCGGTGTGATTTTTGGGTCCATGCCTGCCGATCAGGGCACGGCTACCCTCAATGGCGAAGCCATCAAGATCGATAGCCCAAGATCGTCCATTCATCTCGGGTTTGGTCTTTGTCCTGAAGACCGTAAGACCGATGGTATCGTTGGCGACCTTTCCGTAAGAGAGAATATCATTCTTTCACTGCAGGCGCGTCGCGGCTGGACACGGCCGATTTCGCGGGCCAAGGCTGACAAGATCGCTGAAGAATATGTCAAGAAACTGGATATTCGCCTTGCCAGTCTGGATATGCCGATCCGGCTTCTTTCCGGTGGCAACCAGCAGAAGGCCTTGCTTGCCCGCTGGCTGGCGACCGAGCCTGATATTCTGATCCTTGATGAACCGACCCGCGGTATCGATGTAGGCGCACATGCCGAGATCATCGAACTCATCCAGACCCTTCGCGAGCAGGGGATGGCCCTGATCGTGGCGTCGTCAGAACTGGAAGAGCTGATTACCTATTCCAGCCGGATCGTGGTTCTGCGTGATCGCCGTCAAGTGAAAGAACTTCAGGGCGAAGACATTTCCATTGGTGCGATCGTAAGATCCATCGCTGAAGAAGGAGGGGCGCAGCTATGA